The genomic interval GCAGACGTTCAAGATGTAACTCCGGTTGTAGATCGTGTTGGAAGTGGTGATGCTTTTATGGGAGGCTTAATTTATGGATTAAATGAAGAACCACTAAACAAACAAAGAGCCCTTAATTTTGCTGTAGCAGCCTGCTGTCTGAAACATACTATTGCAGGCGACTATAACTTAGTAACACTTGAAGAAGTTGAAAAATTAATTGGAGGTGATTTTACAGGAAAAGTATCAAGATAATATAAATATGGCACAATATACCCGAATTGAAGTAGCTCAAGCGATGAAAAATACTGGAATGATTCCACTATTTTTCAGTAATGATATCGAATTAAGTAAGAATATTTTAAAAGCGTGTTATGATGGTGGTGCACGTTTGCTGGAATTTACAGCTCGTGGCGATTTTGCGCACGAAATTTTTGGCGAACTTACCAAGTATGCAATTAAAGAATTACCTGGAATGATAATGGGGGTTGGCTCCGTAACCGATGCTGCAGCTGCCTCGTTATACATGCAACTTGGCGCAAATTTTATTGTAACTCCAGTATTACGTGAGGATATTGTAATAGTTTGTAACCGACGCAAAGTTTTATGGTCTCCTGGGTGCGGAACACTTACAGAAATAACAAAAGCAGAAGAATTAGGTTGCGAAATCGTTAAACTTTTTCCGGGCGATATTTATGGACCTGAATTTATAAAAGGAATTAAAGGTCCACAACCTTGGACATCTATTATGCCAACTGGAGGAGTACATCCAACAGCTGAAAATCTGACTTCATGGTTTAACGCTGGAGTAACTTGTGTAGGAATGGGATCCCAATTAATAACTAAAGAGATTGTGGCAAATAAAGATTTTAAGGAATTAACTGAAAAAGTTAAAGAAGTTATTGAAATTATTTCGAAGTTAAAATAATTATATCTAAATATAAAAAGAGATTGTGATAAAATTATTTTATTCACAGTCTCTTTTCTACTTTATAACTCGTTTTATTTTTTTGAATATTCGCTTTTTTAGTTCCAATCTAGTCCGCTACAATAGTATCTAACTTTAAAATAGAGGTACTATCAAATAATTTCCATTTATCAATTTTAATTTTCTGCTTAATAGCTTTTGTACCTAATACATAAGCCTTGGCATTATTAACCGCATCTACGGACAATAAAGTATCTTCATTAAAGTACCAAACTGAAAAACTATTGGGCTTATCTTCTTTTCTAACCACGACCTCGGTATAGCCTTGTGACAGACCAACCATTTGTAATTTGAGATCGTACTGATCCGACCAAAACCATGGAATGGTGTCGTAAACCGAAGCACCTCCACATATTGCAGCAGCCGCGATTTTGGACTGATCTACGGCATTTTGAACCGATTCTAAACGGATAAAGCGGTTGTAATGCGGGTTAAAATGATACGTACAATCACCAATTGCATAAATATTGGCCTCACTGGTTTGCGCCTTTTCATTGACTATTATCCCATTTTCAATTTTGATTCCTGCTTGTTCTGCCAATTCTTTATTTACCAAAATACCTACACCCACAATAATCATATCCGCTGGATAACGAGAACCATCGGTACAAACCACTACGTTTGAAGCGTCATTATTTTCAATTGCGCTTACATTTTTAGCCGTAAGCACTTCTACCCCATTTTGATGATGCAACTCATGAAAAAAACTAGACATTTCTGGAGCAGTCACTCGTGCTAAAATTCGAGATTCACGTTCCAATACCACCACCTGAGCACCTAATTTTTTTAAGGAAGCAGCCGTTTCTAGTCCGATATAACCTCCACCAATCACAACAACACGTTTGGTAGCGCTCGCATTGATGCCCTTTTTGATAGAAGCAACGTGCGCAGCGGTACGCAAAGGAAATACATTTTGAGCAGTTGCTAATCCTTCAATTGGCGGTACAATTGGTCTTGCTCCCGTAGCCAAAACCAATTGATCATAAGACTGTTGCGTTCCGTCTTCCAAAGTAATGGTTTGCTCTTTTGCATGTATTGCGACCACCTTTACCCCCAAATTCAAGGTGATGTCTTCTTTTTGGTAGCTTTCTGCTGATTTTAAAACATTCTTATCAATACCATCATCACTTGTCAAATAGGCCTTAGACAAGGGTGGGCGATGGTATGGCAACACAGGATCGGCATCAAAAAGCAATATGTCGCCTTCCCAGCCTTCTTTTCGTAAAGCCGTAGCACAATTTACGCCGCCATGGCTCGCTCCTATAATCACACAAATTGGTTTCTTAGTTTCAGACATACAACATTTTTTAATTATTTAGCCACACGAAGCACTACTCCGTCCAACGCTTCGGTAATTTCTAATTGACAACACAAACGGCTGAATTCATCCGCATCATCATCTAATTCTAGCATATCCGTTTCAATTTCGCTAGCGGTTCCCGTTTTTGAAACATGTTCTGGTAAAACATGTACGTGACAAGTAGCACACGAACATACCCCTCCGCAATCACCATCGATTCCTTTGATACCATTGTCAACTGCAAGTGCCATTACGCTACCCGATGTTCCTTCTAAAGTTATTGTTTCATCATCGCTAGTGATAAAAGTTATTTTTGCCATTTTCTTTATTTTTTTAATTAATTAAATTTTACTTGTAAGCGGTGAAAGCCAACTTTACGTTTGAAATCACCTAAATCTTCGATATTTTCTTCGGCACTCACAATTTCCATAGTGCTCACTTTTTCCGTTAATACTTCCACCGCTATTTTCATAATTGTACGAGCGTGGGTTGCTCCCAAACAGTTGTGTGTCCCGAATCCGAAGCTCAAATGCGGGTTCATTTTACGATCTAAAACCACTTCATTTGGATTTTCAAAAACAGTGGCATCTCGATTTGCAGACGCCCAACACAAAGAAGCTCTTGTATCTGCTTTTATAGCATGTTCACAAACAGCAGAATCAGTTTTGGCTACTCTTCCCATCTGAGTTAATGGCGCAAAATAGCGAATCAACTCTTCAATAGCTTTGTTTCTTATTTCGGGTTCTACACGCAAACGATCTAATGACTTTGGGTGCTCTGCAAAATAAGCAATGGAATTTGACACCGCATTGATTACCGTATCACGGCCACCTGCAAACGTCAAAATCATCACGCCTTTCACTTCTTCTTTTGTTAATTTTTTGCCATCAACTACAGCATTCAGTAATACTGAATACAAATCTTCTCCATTCTTGGCAATGGCTTCATCAATTCGGCCATCGATATAATCATACAAAATAGCCGCTTTAGCACCATCTAAGGCTTCTCCTTCACTACGAAAAACGTGAGTTCCCCATGAAATCCATAAGTCAGCTTCTTCATAAGGCGTATTTAGTAATAAAGTCAAGGCTCTTGACTGTAGTTTTAATGAAAATTCACTGATTACATCTACCGAATCTTTGGCTAAAACCTCATCAACTAAAGCACTAATTTGCTCTTTTAATTTGGCTTGGTATTCTTCCTCTAAAGGTCTTTTGAACCAAGGATCCAAAATAGCTCTAAAGTCTTTATGTTGCGGCGGATCTACTTCAAACGGAATCTGACGTGTTGTTCTGATGTTCACTTCTGAAGGAATCACAATACGACCTGGTACCGCCCCTGATTGAAAGGTTTTCCAGTCGTGAGCTCCTTTGCGCACATCTTTGTGACGCAATAGCATGGTTACAGGATCATTTTGATCGTCCATTTCTCCAAAACCTTGGTTTACACGTGCTTCTTCAAATGGATCGTTAAACTCACTATTTTTCATCTTTTATATTTTTATTAGTATCTTTTTTTTCAACCTGGTACGTTTTAAATGCTGATGACAACACACCTACAACGTCTCGAAAAAGACCTTGCAGGAACATTAACTAACATTATTTATTAGTACTAAACTTTTCATACTGATCATTAAACTCAGCTTCTTAAGTCTATTTTCAGTTTTTAGAACCCATTAAAAAACAACAAACTGTCTTTGATGTGTTCTTGCCAGTATGGCCATTCGTGTGCGCCTTCAAATTCTTGGTATTGATGGTTTATATTGGCATCTGTTAAACCTTTATGCAGATTCCGATTGTATTCGATGAGTAAATCCTCTTTGCCACAATCAAAACGTATGGGTGGCAATTGCTTTTTATTTTTTATAATCAAACTTAAAACGTCTTCGTTAATGGGGTCAAATTGATTGAAATTGCTCTCGTTTTCTTCAACAAAAAGATGCATTTGATTTTTATTGGTCATCGAAGAATGTCCCGTAATGGC from Flavobacterium sp. YJ01 carries:
- a CDS encoding bifunctional 4-hydroxy-2-oxoglutarate aldolase/2-dehydro-3-deoxy-phosphogluconate aldolase, which gives rise to MAQYTRIEVAQAMKNTGMIPLFFSNDIELSKNILKACYDGGARLLEFTARGDFAHEIFGELTKYAIKELPGMIMGVGSVTDAAAASLYMQLGANFIVTPVLREDIVIVCNRRKVLWSPGCGTLTEITKAEELGCEIVKLFPGDIYGPEFIKGIKGPQPWTSIMPTGGVHPTAENLTSWFNAGVTCVGMGSQLITKEIVANKDFKELTEKVKEVIEIISKLK
- a CDS encoding FAD-dependent oxidoreductase, producing MSETKKPICVIIGASHGGVNCATALRKEGWEGDILLFDADPVLPYHRPPLSKAYLTSDDGIDKNVLKSAESYQKEDITLNLGVKVVAIHAKEQTITLEDGTQQSYDQLVLATGARPIVPPIEGLATAQNVFPLRTAAHVASIKKGINASATKRVVVIGGGYIGLETAASLKKLGAQVVVLERESRILARVTAPEMSSFFHELHHQNGVEVLTAKNVSAIENNDASNVVVCTDGSRYPADMIIVGVGILVNKELAEQAGIKIENGIIVNEKAQTSEANIYAIGDCTYHFNPHYNRFIRLESVQNAVDQSKIAAAAICGGASVYDTIPWFWSDQYDLKLQMVGLSQGYTEVVVRKEDKPNSFSVWYFNEDTLLSVDAVNNAKAYVLGTKAIKQKIKIDKWKLFDSTSILKLDTIVAD
- a CDS encoding 2Fe-2S iron-sulfur cluster-binding protein produces the protein MALAVDNGIKGIDGDCGGVCSCATCHVHVLPEHVSKTGTASEIETDMLELDDDADEFSRLCCQLEITEALDGVVLRVAK
- a CDS encoding cytochrome P450 translates to MKNSEFNDPFEEARVNQGFGEMDDQNDPVTMLLRHKDVRKGAHDWKTFQSGAVPGRIVIPSEVNIRTTRQIPFEVDPPQHKDFRAILDPWFKRPLEEEYQAKLKEQISALVDEVLAKDSVDVISEFSLKLQSRALTLLLNTPYEEADLWISWGTHVFRSEGEALDGAKAAILYDYIDGRIDEAIAKNGEDLYSVLLNAVVDGKKLTKEEVKGVMILTFAGGRDTVINAVSNSIAYFAEHPKSLDRLRVEPEIRNKAIEELIRYFAPLTQMGRVAKTDSAVCEHAIKADTRASLCWASANRDATVFENPNEVVLDRKMNPHLSFGFGTHNCLGATHARTIMKIAVEVLTEKVSTMEIVSAEENIEDLGDFKRKVGFHRLQVKFN